The sequence GGCGGAAAAGGGTCCTTGGGTGATTACTCTTGATTTTCCCAGTTTTGTGCCTTTCCTGAAGCATAGTCAACGGCGAGACTTGCGGGAAAAAGTTTATCGGGCGTTTATTACTCGCGCTTCTAGTGGGGAATTAGACAATCAACCGATTATTCAGCGCATTCTGACGTTACGGAAAGAGAAAGCCCATATTCTCGGTTTTGAAAACTATGCCCGCTTGAGTTTAGCCCGAAAAATGGCACCGAGTGTGGAAGCGGTGGAAAAACTTCTAGAGGAGTTGCGTCAGGCGAGTTATGATGCAGCAGTTGCTGAACATGAAGAATTAAAAGCCTTTGCGAAAAGTAAGGGTGCAGCGGAAGCCGATGACTTGAAACATTGGGATATTCAGTATTGGGCGGAACGTCAACGGGAAGAGAAGTTTGCTTTTAACGCGGAAGAGTTACGTCCTTATTTCCCGTTACCGCAAGTGTTAAATGGCTTGTTTAGCATTACGCAACACTTGTTTGGTGTGACGATTACGGCTGCGGATGGAGAAGCCCCAGTTTGGCATGAGGATGTCCGCTATTTTCGCATTCAAGATCACGATGGCAACCCCATTGCCCATTTCTATCTTGATCCCTTTTCTCGCCCTGCTGAAAAACGCGGTGGGGCGTGGATGGATGAATGTATTAACCGCCGAAAAATGAAAGCCAGTAATGGGGATGAAACCACGCGTTTACCCGTGGCGTATCTCACTTGTAACCAAACTCCCCCTGTGGATGGTCAACCCAGTCTGATGACCTTTGAAGAAGTGGAAACTCTCTTCCATGAGTTTGGACATGGCTTACAGCATATGTTGACGCAAGTGGATTATCCAGGTGCTGCTGGGATTAATAATGTGGAATGGGATGCGGTGGAGTTACCGAGTCAGTTCATGGAAAACTGGTGTTATCATCGCCCGACGTTATTCTCCATGGCGAAACATTATGAAACGGGGGAACCGTTACCTGAAGAATACTATCAAAAACTTTTGGCAGCGCGAACTTATCGCAGTGGTTCCATGATGTTACGACAACTGCACTTTAGTTTCCTCGATTTGGAACTGCACGCCCATTATGATCCCGATGGTAACGAAACTGCCTTTGATGTGCGCGATCGCGTTGCGGAAACGACCACTGTCATGCGTCCGCTTCCCGAAGATGCTTTCTTATGCAGTTTTGGACATATCTTTGCTGGGGGATATGCAGCTGGGTATTATAGCTACAAATGGGCGGAAGTCCTCAGTGCTGATGCCTTTGCTGCCTTTGAAGAAGCGGGCTTAGATGATGATATGGCACTTGCCAAAGTCGGGAAACAGTTCCGCGATACGGTTTTAGCCTTAGGCGGATCGTTGCATCCCATGTCAGTGTTCAAAGAGTTCCGGGGACGAGAACCGCAAACCGAACCCTTGTTAAGACATAGTGGTTTAACCCCTGCAACTTAATTTTCTCTCTCCCTTTCACCACCAGCTTAAAACGCAATTTTTCTACATGAGAATAGCTCTCTGGTGGTGATATCCTAGACTTACCCGACATAATTTAATACGATCATAAAATCATGAGTGTAATTAGTGAAGTTATCCTCAAAGCTGACGACGAACTGCGTTATCCCACCAGTGGCGAACTGAAAGTAATCCAAGAATTCCTCAAAACTGGTGAACAGCGTATGCAAATCGCGCAAACTTTAGCTGAAAACGAAAAGAAAATCGTTGACCAAGCTAGTAAACAACTCTGGAAACTCCATCCCGAATATATTGCCCCTGGCGGAAATGCTTTTGGGTCTCGGGAACGGTCTCTCTGCATTCGCGATTACGGTTGGTATTTGCGTTTAATCACTTATGGCATTGTTGCTGGGGATAAACAGCCCATCGAAAGCATTGGCTTAGTTGGTGTTCGGGAAATGTATAATGCGTTAGATGTTCCTGTCCCAGGCATGGCGGATGCGATTCGTTGCTTAAAAGATGCGTCTCTCGGTTTACTCAGTGCCGAAGAAGCCCAAGAAGCAGCCCCCTACTTCGACTATATTATCCAAGCGATGTCTTAAAAAATTATAAATTCGGATGATGAGGCGCATTCTTGATGAGTGCGTCTCTTTTTTTTTAGTGAACAAACTTAATTGATTATGCGCCAAATTCCCTTCATTTCCTTTGTCTTGCTACTCCTTGCTTGTACTGTTTTTGGTTGGGTTGTTTCGACCGCGACAGAAGCATTTTGGGTTTGGTTAATTGCAGGGAGTTTTTTATTACTAATGGATGCGGGATTAACCGCCCCGTTAACCTTAATTGAAGTCTTTTTTGGCAGTTGGTTAACTTCAGATAAACGTGCCTTTATAACGGTTTTAATGTTTTCCTTGGGTTTTGTTTTTGCGATTACTTGGATTCACATTTTTGCCCGTGTTTTAGTCTTACTTGCAGCAGGAACATTATTTCGATTAGACTTACAACGGGCTAGATTCCCCCGTTGGCAAGCCTTAAGCATTTTGTTATTAACTTGTGTAGTGGGTTATAGCATTGGTATTGTTAGCCATGAGTTTTTCGCTTCAGATCAACCCATTTTTTCGCTTCTCGAATCGCTTGGTTTTTAGTATTTGCTGCAGGCGTTGCCATTGCCCAACCATAATCATATCCAATCCATGCGGAATAAGTAATCCCATCTTCATCCTCATCAATACAAATTTCAATGGTGAAATCGTAATAAGAAAAGGCAAGGACTTTTTTGGGATAGTGGGGGTCAAAAATAATTGTCATTCGATTTGACTCTAGTAAATCAAAGTTCAGTGACAGTACCATTTAAAGAAAGTTCAGTGATATTCAATCCCCCGTTCCCTTTTGAAAGGGAGGTTGGGGGGATCAGTAGGTAGCATTAGTCGATCAAAATGGTATTGCTTACATTAAGAATAACTGATTACTATTTTGCCTTAGCAAAATTTTCTGCAGCAAATTCCCAATTGACAATCTGATCTAAGAAAGCATCAATGTAAGTTCCACGCTGATTCTGATAATCTAAATAATAAGCGTGTTCCCACACATCCATTGTTAAAAGCGGGATTTGTCCTTTAGTTAAGGGGTTATCCGCATTCAAGGTTTTTGTGACTTTCAGGATTCCTTGATCTAAAACCAACCAAGCCCAACCGCTACCAAATTGACCAGTTCCGGCAGATTTAAAGGCTTCTTTAAACTTTTCAAAACTGCCAAAGTCCGCATCAATTTTTTGTGCAAGTTCCCCTGTAGGCGTTCCGCCACCATTGGGCTTCATGGAATTCCAGTAAAAGGTATGATTCCAAGCCTGTGCGCCAGTATTAAAGATTGCGGTTTTACTTTCATCACTGGCAACCATTTTAATCACGTCTTCAATCGGCTTACTGTCTAACTCTGTTCCTTCAACTGCAGCATTAAATTTGTTGACATAACCCGCATGGTGTTTATCGTGATGAAATTCGAGTGTAGATTTAGAAATGGCAGGTTCTAAAGCGGTGTAATCATAAGGGAGTGGGGGAAGTTCATAAGCCATGATGTTCAACCTCGTTAAGCAAAATCAAGTTCTGGGAACGATGATAAGGTAGATTTTTGGTTTATGTAATCCCTATCCCCCCCAGGGGAATTGATAGTCTGGTATGGCGAAAGATTTCAGAAAATGCTTGGCAATACGCCATAATTTTTACTCCGTGATTTCTATACGGTTCATTGTCATTTCATTAGCATTTCAATAGGATTAATTTATGGAAGTTGATATTGCAAATGTAATTTCGGGATATTCCCAAGGGCTTTTTTTAATGGCAGATGACAACGGCGGACTCGGTTGGTATGCTAGTCGATCTCATGCCGTGATTCCTCTTGATGAAAGGTTTCGTTATCCTAAATCTCTGCGACGAGTAATTAATCAAAATCGATTTGAAGTGGCGATTAATCGTGATTTTGCTGCGGTTTGTGATGGCTGTTCTGACCGAGAAACAACTTGGATTTCTTCTGATTTAAAGTCGGTTTATTGGCAACTCTATCAAGCGGGATTTGCTTTTAGTTTTGAAACGTGGCATGGGAATCAATTAGCTGGAGGAGTTTTAGGTATTGTTATTGGAGGTGCTTTTATTGGAGAATCGATGTTTTATCAGATTCCAGAGGGATCAAAAGTTGCTTTAGTGAAATTAGTCGAGCATTTACAATCTAGAGGATTTTTACTGTTTGATGCCCAAATGCAAAATCCTCATCTAGCTCGTTTTGGTGCGTATGAGGTGAAGGAAAGAGATTACAAAAAAACCTTAGAAAAAGCAATCAAAAAAACTTGTTGGTTTGTTTAAAACACTTTTAAAAAAGAAGGACTCCATCCATTGTACGGTGGGCAATGCCCACCCTACGACTTTTTGCATCAGTATTAGGACTGCTATCATTTCATCTCAATAAAAGTTAGTCAGGATAACAAACAATATACTGGCAATAACTGCCCCGAAAAAGGTGTTAATAATATTAACGACTTCATTGGTTAAAAAGTCGAATTTTTCTTGTAAAGTTGCTCCAATTAAACTTTCTAAATTAGTGGCAATAAAAGCAGCAACGATACAGTATAAAATCCCGAAACTTGACATTAATCCGACACTCCACCCCACAACAGCAATAACGGCGGAAGCGAACAATCCAGCTAATGTTCCTTCTAAACTCACTGCTCCTTCGGTTCCGGGGGCAACGGGTTTTAAACTCGTAATTAAAAAGGTGCGTTTTCCGTAGGCTTTCCCCACTTCACTGGCGGTTGTATCCGATAATTTGGTACTAAAACTGGCGACATACGCTAATAATAAAATAGGTGTGGGAATGATTCCGAAATCGCTGATTTGATTCAGCATTACTCCCAACGCGCACACCGTCGCCACTAATGCCGATCCCCAAACATTTTCTGGTCCTCGCGCCCCAGACCGTTTCTCAGCAATCCCAGCGGCTTCTTTTTGGGCTAAGCCAATGCGAGTCACGGCGGATCCCACCAGAAAATAAAACATGACAACCGTGTAGCCTTGCCAACCTAATGTTCCCCAAATTATCACCCCTAATAACCACGCATTCGCCAGTCCAAGAGGGGTTAATAGTTTTTTCGGAGCGATAACTGCAATCCCGCATAAGATGGTGTTAAGCGCGATCGCGACAAGCCAAGGCATGAAAACGGGAGGGAGGTTGCTCATTGCGCAGTTTTAGATTAAATTTGCCACAATGGTAGGCGATCGCGCTGTCGATTAGCAAGAGGAGAAAGCTATGAATACTCCGATTTTTCATCTCGCGATTCCAGTTAAAAATATTACAACAGCTAAGACCTTTTATGTGGATGGATTAGGTTGTGAAGTGGGAAGAGAAAGCGATCGCGCTGTGATTCTCAACTTCTACGGACATCAATTGGTGGCTCACGTGACAACTGAAGAATTAACCCCACAAAACGGAATTTATCCCCGCCATTTTGGCATGATTTTTCCCACAGAAGCAGATTGGGAAGCAGTTTGGAAACGAGCCAGCACTCAAGAACTAAAAGTTTACCAAACTCCAAAACATCGCTTTCCAGGGGAACTTACTGAACATCAAACCTTCTTTTTAGAAGACCCCTTTTATAACCTGCTGGAGTTCAAATATTATCGTCACGCTGAAGCCATTTTTGGTGGACGCACTTTGACCGCAGTGGGAGAAAGAGATTAAGTCGTTTTTCACTTCAAAAGGAGAGCTACCGTGAACCGTCTCACTCACCCCAGTTTATCCCTTATCATCGCCCTGAGTAGCTTGTTTCCAAGTCTGGTCGCCCCAGCGATGATGAACTCAGTGCACGCTCAAACCACAAAAACAGTTGTCTATGTTAATCCCAATCTGGGGAATGATCAAAACGGGAAAGGAAGTCGTGATCGTCCTTATCAAACCTTAACCCGCGCGATCGCTGCTGCCCCTGCTCAAGCAGTGATTCAACTGGCTGATGGCACTTACAGCGAGGAAACAGGAGAATCCTTCCCTATTATTGTCAGAAAATCCCTTGAAATTCGAGGTAACCCCAATAATCAAGGCTATAACGTCAAAATTAAAGGGGGAGGAGACTTGAATAGTCCCACTGGGGCGGGACAAAATGTTGCTATGGCACTGCTTGCCAATAGTACCCTCACTGGGGTCAGCGTCACGAATCAGCGCGATCGCGGAATTGGCGTGTGGATTGAAGGAGCAAGTCCCACGGTTTTTAAAAATACCTTTCAACAAAACGATAACACTGGGGTTGCGGTGAATGGCAGAGGCAGAGCCGTCATTCTCAATAACTATTTTTACAGTAATTCTGGCAATGGCATGGTCATCTATGGACAAAGCCAACCCACGGTTAAAAATAATACCTTTGAACGCACGGGTTTCGGGATTAGCATTACCCAAGAAGCAAGTCCGCAACTGATTGGCAACGAACTGAAGCATAATCGCATTGGCATTATGGTAGAAGGGAACGCCGAACCCATTCTGCGGGAAAATCTGGTGACACTTTCCACAGAAGATGGCTTGGTCGCGATCGCGCAATCTCGACCGAATTTAGGGACATCAGAAGAACCGGGGAGAAATATTTTCCGCAGTAATCGAGGAAACGCTATTAAAAACTTGACGAAAACTTACACGATTCCCGCTAGTGGAAATCAAATCACAGGAGAAACCGCAGGGAAAGTTGATGTCAGTGCAAGCGTCGCCCAAAGAGCACCGCTTCCTCTCAACCGTAATTTATCTTCACCAGTAGAAAATTCAAGTCCGCAGCCATCTCTGGGGTCTTCCCGCGAACAAGTTTGGACAGCACCTCGCCCCTTCCCGAATAATAATGCTCCCTCTAATCAACCGTCCCCGTTAAATCTTCCTGAACTTGATCCAGTTCCCAATGCCAACACAACCAGACGCAATCCTTCTTCCCGCAATAATCGCGCCCGTCTCGATGATCTGCTTGTGGTCGAACCCAAGGCCTCACCCACGTCTCGTCATCCCAATGCTTTACCCGTTCCCAGTGGTAATATTCCTTCTGGCAATCCCTTTCGTCCAGGTGCTTCCCCACAAGAGCGGGTGAGAGCAGTCGGGGGACAATATCGGGTTGTGGTGGAGATTCGGCAAGCCAGTGATAAAACGCGAGTGAAACAGATTGTTCCAGATGCCTTCACCAGTCGGTATCAAGGGCGTGCAGTGATGCAAGTGGGAATTTTTCGTGATCGCGCCAATGTAGATGAAATTCAGCAACAGTTGCAACAAGCGGGATTAAATGTGCGCGTGATTTCACTTTGATTGAAAATTATGGATGATAAACTAACAAGCAACTCATAATATAAAGATATTCCATAAAACGTCTCTATCAACAATGAAATCAATTACTGTCATCGGCTCAACTGGCTCTATTGGCACGCAAACCCTAGAAATTGCCACACAATACCCAGAAGAATTTAGAATTGTCGGACTGGCTGCGGGAAATAATATTGAACTATTGGCGCGACAGGTGCAGCAGTTTCGTCCACAAATTGTCGCCACTTGCTATGCAGAAAAATTACCAGAACTCAAAGCAGCCCTAGCGGGATTAGATTACGAACCGATCATTCTGGCTGGGGAAGATGGCGTTGTGGAAGTGGCAAAATATGGCGATGCAGAAAGTGTGGTCACGGGGATTGTGGGTTGTGCGGGATTATTGCCAACCTTAGCCGCGATCGAGGCGGGAAAGAATATTGCTTTGGCAAACAAAGAAACCCTCATCGCAGGCGCACCCGTGGTGTTACCTCTCGTGGAAAAGCATGGGGTGAAGTTATTACCAGCAGACTCGGAACATTCTGCGATTTTCCAGTGTTTGCAAGGGGTTCCCGATCAGGGGTTGCGACGGATTTTATTAACCGCTTCTGGTGGGGCGTTTCGCGATTTACCCGTGGAACAGTTATCCACCGTGAAAGTGGCGGATGCCCTCAAACACCCTAATTGGTCTATGGGTCAAAAAATTACCATTGATTCGGCAACGTTGATGAATAAAGGGTTAGAAGTCATTGAAGCCCATTATCTCTTCGGTCTCCCTTATGACCAAATTGAGATTGTGATTCATCCTCAAAGCATTATTCACTCTCTGATTGAGTTACAAGATACCTCGGTTTTAGCGCAGTTGGGATGGGCGGATATGCGGTTACCGTTACTCTATGCTCTCTCTTATCCAGATCGCCTTTACACCGATTGGGAACCGTTAGATTTAGTAAAATCGGGTAGTCTGACTTTTAAAGATCCCGATCATGATAAGTATCCTTGTATGCAGTTGGCTTATAAGGCAGGTCAAGCGGGTGGGTTAATGCCTGCGGTTTTAAATGCAGCCAATGAGCAAGCAGTCAGTTTATTTTTAGAAGAGAAAATCAGCTTTTTAGATATTCCCCGTTTAATCGAAAAAGTCTGCGATCGCGCTGCCGATTACAATACTCAAACTCCTTCCCTAGAAGATATTCTCACCGTTAACCAACAAGCTCGACAAGAGGTTGTCACCGCAGCCCAATCCTTAAAAACAGTAACAGCGTGAATGATTCCCCTCTTTCCGGTTGGTCATTAGATGAACGTGACCCGAAAACAATTCGCTCTTGGTTATCTCAGTGTCAGTGGTTTTATGACCACTATTTTCAAGCGGAGAGCGATGGCTGGGAAAATATCCCAGAAAGCGGTGCTGCTCTCATCGTGGGCTCTCACAATGGAGGGCTTGCTACCCCTGACATGATGATTACCTTATATGACTGGTTTCGTCATTTTGGTATGGAAAGACCCGCTTATGGGCTCATGCACCGTCATGTGTGGGAAGTTTATCGTCCTGTCGCAGAAATGGCGAGCCAACTGGGGGCGATCCGAGCCGATCCCCGAATGGCAATTCCCGCGTTGCGCCGGGGTGCTTGTGTCTTGGTTTATCCAGGGGGAGGACCAGATGTATTTCGTCCGTATTGGGAGCGCGATCGGATTAAATTTTGCGGTCGTAAAGGCTTTATTAAACTCGCCCTACGAGAAAACGTCCCCATTATTCCCGTAGTGTCTTGGGGAGCGCATGAAACCTTATTTGTGTTAGTCGATATTTATGAGCCGATGAAAGCGTTTTTAGAGACCTTTAATCTGCCTTGGCTGTTTAACCTTGATCCAGAAGTGTTTCCGATTTATTTAGGCTTACCTTGGGGAATCTCCTTTGGGCCATTAATGAATTTTCCCCTCCCCGCAAAGGTGCGGGTGCGAGTCTGTCCACCGATTATTTTTGACCGCTATGGGAGAGACTCAGCCCTAGATTCCACTTATGTTCAGCAGTGTTACGATCGCGTTGTCGAACAGATGCAACGGCAACTGAATCAATTAATTGCGGAGTGCAGTTGAACCTGTGGCGGAAGTTGACTCACAGGTGCGGGTTTCATTTCGCCTCGACTGTCGAGGATAAACACCAAAATGAGATAAACTACCGCAATTAAAATTGAAAATGCACCTGTCGCGATCGCGACAATTTTTCCTTTCGTCATGAAACTCACTCGATCCTAGACAGACATTTGACTTTTTCTAGCATATCGTTAAAAGAGCGACTCAAACTCCTGCCTTAAAGAATCGGAATTGGCAACCCGCCCCACCAGTAAACTGTCTTCTTCTACCACAGCTAATTCCTGCTTCCACTGTTGAATCGGCTCTTCTGATTGGAGCCAGAAATTAACAATCTCTGCTAAGACCTGATCCCAATCCCAATCGGGCTTATGGGGAATCATTTTCGTTGCCTTGATTAAGCCATCTAAAGAACAATCATAACTCCCGAGATATGTTTTGCTACGATTTGGTTGGCGAGAAAATTGGTGTTGAAATTGAACAAATTGAGTAATGGGGGTAACACCAATAATATCAAACGTATAAGCCATAACAAATCCATCTAAACTTGTCCATGCTGTGTTTCATATTCTAAACACTGGAAATCAGAAAAGATGGTTTATTTTGAACATTTCTTGAAGAAGGTGAGCCTTCGGGAGATGAGACCGCTACTCAGGTAGGACGGACATCTCACGATGCGGAATCAAGCTCCGCATCCGTGTCCTCACAAGTCCTGTCTGAGCAAGTCACGTCGCAGAACGAAGAATCCAACGCGCTTTAAGCCGTTGCAGTCTCAATTCTTGTTCATTCTGACAAGAGGGGTCAGCAAGGGGAGAATCGCTCCCAAAATGAGACCGACACTGAAACCAAAAGCGAGCAACACCCCAAAGGGAATTTCCACGGATCGAAAAAATAAGAATTGTAGAGAAATAGCGGTAATATTTTGAATAGAGATCACCGCCATGAAAATCATTGCGAAAGCGATTATTAAAAAAGCCAATAGTGTGCTGAGTCTTTGCATTCTTCCTAAGCCAATATGAACTTTGTTTATTGTCAAACCCACTGTCAGGGACTAAGCCCCCCTATAAAATGCTAAATTAACCTATAAAGTGCTTGTACTGATCTCAACCTTGTTGCAAACGAACTCCTAAATCTAGAATCGTGAGTCAGGCTGAACCTTCTCATCTCGAAACCCTCCAAGCCGAAATTGCCCATCTCCAAGGGGAATTACAATTGCGGGATCAACTGGTTGATCAACTTTCCCAAGAGTTATTTCGGCTGGTGAAAGATCCCACTTCTGCTGCATCTCCCCCAGTAGGTGCAGATCCTGAACAATCCCAAATTGAACGCTTAAATGCTCAACTCACTGAAATTGAGGAACAAGTCCAATTTTATCAACAGCAAATCACAACGCGGGATCAAGAAATTTATCAGCTACAAAATACAATCAAAACCTTGATGGCAAAAAATAAAAACTTGGAAAAAATGCTAGAAGATTTACCCGAACTGTACCGTCAAAAATTTGCCCAGCGCCTGAAACCAGTCAAAGAAAAAGTAGAACAATTGCAACGGGAAAATCAGCAACTCCAAGCCCAAGTTCAAACTTTAACGTATCGTTTAACGGTGAGAAATCGTTCCTCTCATGATCAAGATATTGACTTACCTAACTTCCAACAAAGCGATCCGCGCTTGTAGTCACTAAAGATTGTGTTCGGTTTTTCATTTGACCTCGATCTTGGCAGCCATCTAATCTTCGGGGCCCGCGAAGCTACCTCTCCCCACCCTAAACTTCATTTTTGGTTAAGGCTAGTATCACTCATTGTCTCATTACGTTACGGGAATGTATAAGGTTCTAATTATTATTAACGCTCAGCAGGTGTCCAACCAAGGGACAATCCTTTCCACCTCTCCAGCAACTCAGCGCATGAGCGCTGCTTTAAAAGATGCCATTGTTACTGAAACGAAAGAAGAGACAATGGTCAAGATTGTTGCTGCCCATCAACTTTTACATCAAACCAGTTGGTATGATCCTGAAGATCCCTCTTGGATTTGTTGTCCCTTAACCATTGAACTTCCCCCGCAATTTAATTTTCCTAATGCCCAGTTATTCCAAACTTTTCGGGATATTAAAGGGACTCGTAAATGGGTGGAAAAACACTTAAATTTACGAACGGGGAATCAAATTAAGAAAGTGTGGCATGGGAACTATTGGCTTCCCATTGTTTATACGGCAAAAGGCCCCCTTTATGGAGAAGTGATTGGAGAAACTCAACTCCCGAATTGGTTTCGACAACCGATTGATTTTCCAGATGAAAAACGTCAACCTCTCTATCGCTTAGGACATGATTTGCTCTTTGCGTTTACGGCTCAACCTAGCGTCTATTTATTGCAATTTGGCTTTCAAAATGACACCTTGATTTTTGATCGGGTTTGGCCCTTTCCTGCTGCCCCTGCTTTGGCGAGTATTGATGTCCAAAAACCGAATCTCTACGCTTGTTATTGGCAATGTTTAATTCAACAACCGATTCAGGATTTAGTGATTAGTTCTTAGATGAATTTTATTGATAAACTAGAACGCGCGATCGCGCAAAATAATACCCTACTTATCCTAGCGCTTGATCCCAATCCAGAAATGATTCCTCAAGGAGAAAAGGTTGAGGATTGGTTAGCATTGATTATTGAAAAAACACAGGACAAAGTATGTGCTTATAAGCCGACTTTAGGGTTTTATCAAGCAATGGGGGAATCAGGATTCGCACTTTTGCAGAATATTTTACAATTAATTCCTGCAAGAATTCCGATTATTCTAGATGCGAAACATGGCGACTTGAATACTAGCACTCTCGTTGCCAAAACGGTCTTTGAAAAATGGGGAATTGATGGCATCACTATTAATCCTCTCTCTGGACAAGATCAAGCAGCGCCGTTTCTCTTACATCCAGATAAAACTGTTTTTGTTACCTGTCGGACTTCTAACCCCACGGCTTCCATGATTCAAGACTATCCTCATGCCACTTCTCCACTATATTTAGAGTTAGTCAGAGAGGCGCAAAAGTGGGGAACATCGGAACAAGTGGCGTTAGAAATTGGCACAAATGATGCTAATATTCTCAGAACAGTGCGTCAAAATGCCCCAGAACGTCTGATTTTATCTCGTAGTCTTTGGAATTCCACAGAAATTGCCCCTCTCATTGCTGCGGGTCTTAATCATCATGGTAGCGGGTTATTAATTCCCGTTCCCCAAGATTTTTTAAGACAAG comes from Halothece sp. PCC 7418 and encodes:
- a CDS encoding Npun_F5560 family protein, giving the protein MSQAEPSHLETLQAEIAHLQGELQLRDQLVDQLSQELFRLVKDPTSAASPPVGADPEQSQIERLNAQLTEIEEQVQFYQQQITTRDQEIYQLQNTIKTLMAKNKNLEKMLEDLPELYRQKFAQRLKPVKEKVEQLQRENQQLQAQVQTLTYRLTVRNRSSHDQDIDLPNFQQSDPRL
- a CDS encoding bifunctional orotidine-5'-phosphate decarboxylase/orotate phosphoribosyltransferase; the encoded protein is MNFIDKLERAIAQNNTLLILALDPNPEMIPQGEKVEDWLALIIEKTQDKVCAYKPTLGFYQAMGESGFALLQNILQLIPARIPIILDAKHGDLNTSTLVAKTVFEKWGIDGITINPLSGQDQAAPFLLHPDKTVFVTCRTSNPTASMIQDYPHATSPLYLELVREAQKWGTSEQVALEIGTNDANILRTVRQNAPERLILSRSLWNSTEIAPLIAAGLNHHGSGLLIPVPQDFLRQETLEDSMIDLNQNINAIRQDVAKKDQICQIWTSDVCFLTDHPHQDLILQLYDLDCILFGDYIQASGEKFPYYIDLRKIISQPQIFQQVLNAYSEILQTLTFDRIAGIPYGALPTATGLSLRLHHPMIYPRKEVKAHGTRRVIEGHFELGETVVVIDDILISGKSAIEGAEKIESQGLNVEDIVVFIDHEKGVKDRLKAKGYNAHSVLKISEINQTLYEAGRISPEQYKLLTHE